From a region of the Pecten maximus chromosome 18, xPecMax1.1, whole genome shotgun sequence genome:
- the LOC117316376 gene encoding uncharacterized protein LOC117316376, translating to MDVFGHISIFCFILVFPIAESRKILITDDDLYLETIHLDHLHPQIRPKRSTDNFAFPLEFLFHFILQGKPMAIQLYRQEFQGIPTFKVTNSRFSNQRMRRSLMTHAMYQNPKEGASVTMHCANLTSVSCEMYGTFMYENETYQIQPLGDGIYSPYEISRLNLRERRFIDVGGDPVKITELIGGSDKFNNFKKQQIENFRKKRAVDTTYVAEMLLWIDFSVYQRILAVAGTEARAGVSIITYAISLMNDADTRLRNIDVQFKEIGSSASFSCSLMIAHLEVCTVRVTCAWSESFVSNGVITANDDFMTSCINAVLVLEQTKGLEDKYDFVNMLTSYDVVDETGQSGCGAIFRRDLMCRSIPAARLSLTMTTGGGMGYNTAHFFGMHVGVVGDSRSTGCTSDDQFVSAYKWDTSLMNEANALNPWRWSACALDQIEQSILEDISYITCMEDQNFLTIDFDNFQAQERLGLTTNASVQCKWAFGDISDYCGVQTEAICYEGLDCTNPANNLECDLNVYTLDGSACNSEGNQRAICVVGLCTTFSTTSTTTPTTTTTTPTTTTTTPTPTTTTTTTTTTTPTTTT from the exons ATGGATGTGTTTGGACATATTTCTATATTCTGTTTTATTCTGGTGTTTCCTATAGCGGAAAGTAGAAAAATACTGATCACGGACGATGATTTATATTTAG AAACTATCCATCTTGATCATCTTCATCCGCAAATCCGGCCAAAGCGATCTACGGATAATTTCGCCTTTCCATTGGAATTTTTATTCCATTTTATCCTACAAGGAAAACCTATGGCGATTCAGCTCTACCGACAGGAATTCCAGGGAATTCCAACATTTAAAGTGACCAATTCTAGATTCTCTAATCAACGGATGCGTCGATCTTTAATG ACACATGCGATGTACCAAAACCCCAAGGAAGGTGCCTCGGTCACCATGCATTGTGCTAACCTTACATCGGTTTCTTGTGAAATG TACGGGACATTTATGTATGAGAACGAGACCTATCAGATCCAGCCGTTAGGAGATGGGATATATTCTCCGTACGAAATAAGTCGCCTCAACCTACGAGAACGCCGATTTATTGACGTAGGCGGTGATCCCGTCAAAA TTACAGAGCTTATTGGAGGGAGCGATAAATTCAACAACTTTAAAAAACAGCAGATAGAGAATTTTCGGAAGAAGAGAGCCGTCGACACAACATATGTGGCTGAGATGCTCCTCTGGATCGATTTTTCTGTCTATCAAAG GATTCTGGCCGTGGCGGGAACGGAGGCTCGGGCAGGCGTCAGCATAATAACATACGCGATATCTCTCATGAACGAC GCTGATACCCGTCTCAgaaacattgatgtacagtttaaAGAAATCGGGTCGTCGGCCTCCTTTAGTTGTAGTTTAATGATAGCTCACCTAGAAGTGTGCACG GTAAGGGTCACCTGTGCTTGGTCCGAAAGTTTCGTCTCCAACGGAGTTATCACAGCTAATGACGATTTTATGACATCTTGTATAAATGCTGTCCTTGTCCTGGAACAAACCAAAGGTTTAGAGGATAAGTACGATTTCGTCAACATGTTAACTTC GTACGACGTCGTTGACGAGACCGGGCAGTCAGGTTGTG GGGCTATATTTAGACGGGACTTAATGTGTCGTTCTATACCCGCTGCACGACTAAGTCTCACCATGACAACAGGAGGAGGCATGGGGTACAATACTGCTCATTTCTTTGGGATGCA CGTTGGGGTGGTAGGTGATTCTCGCAGTACGGGATGTACGTCGGATGACCAATTCGTATCGGCCTACAAATGGGACACATCGTTGATGAATGAGGCGAATGCTCTTAACCCCTGGCGATGGTCGGCCTGTGCCCTAGACCAGATTGAACAGTCCATATTGGAAGATATCAG CTACATCACCTGTATGGAGGACCAGAACTTTTTGACAATTGACTTTGATAATTTCCAAGCACAAGAAAGACTGGGATTGACTACTAACGCCTCCGTTCAGTGTAAATGGGCATTTGGTGATATATCCGATTATTGTGGG GTCCAGACCGAGGCTATATGCTATGAAGGACTGGATTGTACTAATCCCGCCAACAATTTAGAGTGTGACCTGAACGTGTACACGTTAGATGGGAGTGCGTGTAACTCGGAAGGCAACCAGAGAGCT